Below is a window of Halolamina sp. CBA1230 DNA.
ACGCTTGCGCTCTCGGAAGCCGGGGTGCCGACGCCGGAGACAACCGTCGCGTTCACCCGCGACAGCGCGCTCGAGGCGATCGAGGCGTTCGGCTACCCCTGCGTGCTGAAGCCGGTCGTCGGGTCGTGGGGCAGACTGATGGCGAAACTGGAGTCGCGCTCGGCCGCCGAGGCCGTGCTGGAACACAAGGAGACGCTGGGCCACTACGAGCACAGCGTGTTCTACGTCCAGCAGTTCGTCGAGAAGCCCGGCCGCGACCTGCGCGTGCTCACCCTCGACGGCGAACCCGTCGCGGCGATGAGCCGCAGTTCCGACCACTGGCTCACCAACGCCGCGACGGGTGCCGAGACCGAGACGTTCGAGATCGACGGCGAGGTCGAACGCCTCGCTCGCGAAGCCAGCGCGGCTGTCGGCGGCGGCGTGCTCGGTGTCGACCTGATGGAACTGGGCGAAGGCGCTGAGGAGGGGTACACCGTCCACGAGGTCAACCACACGGTGGAGTTCAAGGCGCTCAACGCCGCGGTCGACGTCGACGTGGCCGGCGAGATCGTCGACTGGCTGGAGGCCGAGTACGCGACACCGACCGCGGAGGTGGAGTCGTGACGCTCACTGCGAGCGTCGTCGGCGCCTCCGGCTTCGCGGGCGGGGAGCTGCTCCGCCTGCTCGCTGCCCACCCCGAGTTCGAGGTCGTCCAGGCCACCTCCCGCGAGTACGAGAACCGCACGGTGGGGTACGTCCACCCGAACCTCCGTGAACTCGACCTGCGCTTCTCCGACCCGACGGAGCTCGAGTCGGTCGACGCGCTGTTCGCGGCGACGCCCCACGGCGTCTCGATGGACCACGTCGAGGAGTATCTCGACGCCGCGGAGACGCTGATCGACCTCTCGGCGGACTTCCGCCTCGGCAGCGAGGCGGCGTACGACGAGTGGTACGACGGCCACACCGCCCCCGAACACCTCGACCACGCCGTCTACGCGCTCCCGGAACTCGGTCGCGAGGGGCTCGCGGGGGCCGACATCGTCGCCTCCGGCGGTTGTAACGCCACGGCGACGATGCTCGCACTCAAACCGCTGGTCGACGCCGGCCTGCTGACGCCCGAGGATCAGGTCGTCGCCGACCTCAAAGTCGGCTCCTCGGAGGGTGGCGCCGGCGGCGGCGCGGCCTCCTCGCACCCGGAGCGCTCGGGCGTCGTCCGCCCGTACGCGCCCACGGGCCACCGCCACGAAGCGGAGATCGAGGAACAGTTGGGGCTCTCCCTGTCCTTCAGCGTCCACGCGGTGGACATGGTCCGCGGCGCGGCCGCGACCTGCCACACGTTCCCGACCGGCGGCGACGGCGAGATCGAGACCCCCGATCTCTGGACGGCCTACCGCGACGCCTACGAGGAGGAACCGTTCGTGCAACTGGTCGCGGGCGGGGGCGGCGTCTACCGCTACCCCGAGCCGAAATCCGTCGCGGGCACGAATCTCGCGGAAGTCGGCTTCGCGGCCGACGGCGAGCGCGTCGTCGCCTTCGCGGCCATCGACAACGTGATGAAGGGCGCTGCTGGGCAGGCGGTCCACGGCGCCAACATCGCGTTCGGGCTCGAGGAGA
It encodes the following:
- the lysX gene encoding lysine biosynthesis protein LysX gives rise to the protein MDVGLLYSRIRPDEKLLLTELRERGHEVHKVDVRKATFGLDSPPEPLGECDVVLDRCMATSRSRYASRFVEHYDLPVVNSPETAKVCSDKVETTLALSEAGVPTPETTVAFTRDSALEAIEAFGYPCVLKPVVGSWGRLMAKLESRSAAEAVLEHKETLGHYEHSVFYVQQFVEKPGRDLRVLTLDGEPVAAMSRSSDHWLTNAATGAETETFEIDGEVERLAREASAAVGGGVLGVDLMELGEGAEEGYTVHEVNHTVEFKALNAAVDVDVAGEIVDWLEAEYATPTAEVES
- the argC gene encoding N-acetyl-gamma-glutamyl-phosphate reductase, whose protein sequence is MTLTASVVGASGFAGGELLRLLAAHPEFEVVQATSREYENRTVGYVHPNLRELDLRFSDPTELESVDALFAATPHGVSMDHVEEYLDAAETLIDLSADFRLGSEAAYDEWYDGHTAPEHLDHAVYALPELGREGLAGADIVASGGCNATATMLALKPLVDAGLLTPEDQVVADLKVGSSEGGAGGGAASSHPERSGVVRPYAPTGHRHEAEIEEQLGLSLSFSVHAVDMVRGAAATCHTFPTGGDGEIETPDLWTAYRDAYEEEPFVQLVAGGGGVYRYPEPKSVAGTNLAEVGFAADGERVVAFAAIDNVMKGAAGQAVHGANIAFGLEETAGLDQQGLHPVGSP